The following proteins are encoded in a genomic region of Odontesthes bonariensis isolate fOdoBon6 chromosome 19, fOdoBon6.hap1, whole genome shotgun sequence:
- the coro1b gene encoding coronin-1B yields the protein MSFRRGVVRQSKFRHVFAQAWKSEHCIDDVRVSRVTWDSPLCAVNPKFIAVIIEAGGGGAFLVVPISKSGRIDQSCPTVCGHAAPVLDIQWSPHDDNIIASASEDCTVKVWQIPDGGLTSPMTDPIVTLEGHSKRVGVLAWHPTAFNILLTAGCDNVIFVWNVGTGELVYQLGDVHPDLIYSVGWNKDGSVICTVCKDKALRVIDPRRGTVLKVKEKVHEGTRPMRAVFLSDGKILTTGFSRMSERQLSLWDTKDLSEPMVVQEMDTSNGVLLPFYDPDTNMVYLCGKGDCTIRYFEVTDESPFVHFLSLYSSKEPQRGAGFLCKRGVDVNKCEIARFFKLHERKVEPISMTVPRKSDLFQGDLYPDTAGLEPALLADEWIAGQDAPPLLVSLSGGYTAHPSKHRDNLRSKPKLVSQDSGTGSAPTSAGNVAAASTPTSAAKETEEETPQQRVATRETDGNAERPRREDEMLTELLAEMKALRAVVLAQNQRIELLERQLARIEDGDV from the exons ATGTCTTTCCGAAGAGGTGTGGTCAGGCAGAGCAAATTCCGCCACGTCTTCGCACAGGCCTGGAAATCGGAGCACTGCATCGATGATGTCCGAGTGTCCCGGGTGACGTGGGACAGCCCTCTCTGCGCCGTCAACCCCAAATTCATTGCAGTCATCATCGAAGCGGGCGGAGGAGGGGCCTTCCTCGTTGTTCCGATCAGCAAG AGCGGCAGAATTGACCAGTCCTGCCCCACAGTCTGCGGACACGCGGCGCCGGTGCTGGACATCCAGTGGTCCCCTCATGATGACAATATCATTGCAAGTGCCTCAGAAGACTGCACAGTGAAG GTGTGGCAGATCCCAGATGGGGGGCTCACAAGTCCAATGACGGACCCCATCGTGACCCTTGAGGGACACAGTAAGAGAGTGGGAGTCCTGGCTTGGCACCCAACTGCCTTCAACATCCTCCTGACTGCAG GCTGCGATAATGTGATTTTTGTGTGGAACGTGGGCACGGGGGAGCTGGTGTACCAGCTTGGAGACGTCCACCCGGACCTCATCTACAGTGTCGGCTGGAACAAGGATGGCAGTGTCATCTGTACTGTGTGCAAGGACAAGGCCCTGCGCGTCATCGACCCACGAAGAGGCACTGTCCTTAAG GTCAAAGAGAAGGTCCACGAAGGTACGAGGCCCATGAGAGCCGTGTTCCTGTCTGATGGAAAAATCCTCACCACAGGCTTCAGTCGTATGAGCGAGAGACAGCTTTCTCTGTGGGACACA AAAGATCTCTCCGAGCCTATGGTTGTACAAGAAATGGATACTAGTAATGGAGTTCTTCTACCCTTTTACGACCCTGACACAAACATGGTCTACCTGTGCGGAAAG GGGGACTGCACCATCCGATATTTTGAAGTGACGGATGAATCCCCGTTTGTTCACTTCCTCAGTTTATACAGCAGCAAGGAGCCTCAGAGAGGCGCTGGCTTTCTTTGTAAAAGAGGGGTAGACGTCAACAAGTGTGAAATTGCCAG GTTCTTTAAACTGCATGAGAGGAAGGTGGAACCCATTTCAATGACTGTGCCGCGAAAG TCAGATCTGTTCCAGGGAGACCTTTACCCCGACACAGCTGGCTTGGAGCCGGCTCTGCTGGCTGACGAATGGATCGCTGGGCAGGACGCGCCGCCGCTGTTGGTCTCCCTGAGCGGTGGGTACACGGCTCATCCATCCAAACACAGAGACAACCTCAGAAGCAAGCCCAAGCTCGTCTCTCAAGACTCGGGGACTGGATCCGCCCCAACTTCAGCAGGAAATGTAGCAGCCGCGTCTACACCTACCTCCGCCGCCAAGGAGACGGAGGAAGAAACGCCACAACAGCGAGTGGCTACAAGGGAGACGGATGGAAATGCCGAGAGGCCGAGGAGAGAG GATGAAATGTTGACTGAGTTGTTGGCCGAAATGAAGGCGTTGCGGGCGGTCGTGCTCGCTCAGAACCAGAGGATCGAGCTGCTGGAGAGGCAGCTGGCCCGGATTGAAGACGGGGATGTATGA